The Crocosphaera subtropica ATCC 51142 genome includes a window with the following:
- a CDS encoding PEP-CTERM sorting domain-containing protein, with protein MSKLFSIPSLFVTNTLGQSLALDPATIVSINVEQPTGISVPEPSSNLTLIAFGVLGVALTIKYQSRVN; from the coding sequence TTGTCCAAACTTTTTAGTATTCCATCACTTTTTGTAACCAATACTTTAGGTCAGTCTCTAGCTTTAGATCCAGCAACAATAGTCAGTATTAATGTAGAACAACCAACAGGAATCTCCGTACCAGAACCGAGTTCAAATTTAACCCTGATAGCCTTTGGTGTTTTGGGTGTAGCTTTAACCATTAAGTATCAATCAAGAGTTAATTAA
- a CDS encoding NYN domain-containing protein encodes MSSPIAPLLLVDGYNIIGSWSPLKSTCDRHGLEQARYELVETLINYTVHKGYKTQVVFDSQYQKTPSSIEHHSTHLSIYFTAWTQTADTYIEKVCAGFFRRQQTNYNRIIVATSDRDQYLTAMGYGAEWMSVEVLAKDIESSRSQVKRKQRSNKRSRGRLLFNCLDAQSQEKLARWL; translated from the coding sequence ATGTCTTCTCCTATTGCACCCTTATTACTCGTCGACGGCTATAATATTATCGGCTCATGGTCTCCACTCAAAAGCACCTGCGATCGCCACGGCTTAGAACAAGCGCGGTACGAATTAGTAGAGACGTTAATTAATTACACAGTTCATAAAGGCTACAAGACTCAGGTTGTCTTTGATTCTCAATACCAGAAGACTCCCTCTTCTATCGAACATCACTCTACCCATCTTTCCATTTACTTTACCGCTTGGACCCAGACTGCTGATACCTACATAGAAAAGGTCTGTGCTGGTTTTTTCCGTCGTCAACAAACTAACTATAACCGTATTATCGTTGCTACATCGGATCGAGATCAATATTTGACCGCAATGGGTTACGGTGCAGAATGGATGTCAGTAGAGGTGTTAGCCAAAGATATTGAATCCTCTCGTTCCCAAGTTAAGCGTAAACAACGCAGCAATAAACGCAGTCGAGGACGTTTACTCTTCAATTGTCTTGATGCTCAATCCCAAGAAAAGTTAGCTCGTTGGTTATAA
- the ndhL gene encoding NAD(P)H-quinone oxidoreductase subunit L: MDTIIDAIASLPQDTLIVAVLYLGLSLLYLLIIPGFVYFYLNSRWYVASSFERAFMYFLMFFFFPGVLLLSPFLNFRPKRRQVNS; this comes from the coding sequence ATGGATACAATTATTGATGCGATCGCTTCGCTGCCTCAAGATACCCTAATTGTTGCTGTGTTGTATTTGGGGTTAAGTCTTCTCTATCTCTTGATCATCCCTGGATTTGTCTATTTTTATCTCAATAGTCGTTGGTATGTGGCCAGTTCCTTTGAACGAGCCTTTATGTACTTTCTGATGTTCTTTTTCTTCCCTGGGGTTCTCCTGTTAAGTCCGTTTCTTAACTTTCGTCCCAAACGCCGTCAAGTTAATTCTTGA
- a CDS encoding DUF3007 family protein, translating to MRRIDVITISLGIFATGGIIYLVFQAIGFDGLSAGVWSQALLVIGVLGWTLTYLFRVANKDMTYNQQLKDYEDAVLQKRLEEMTPEELEKLQKDMEEES from the coding sequence ATGAGACGCATCGATGTTATCACCATTAGCTTAGGAATATTTGCGACGGGGGGCATTATTTACCTCGTATTTCAAGCCATTGGGTTCGATGGCCTCTCCGCAGGGGTTTGGAGTCAAGCTTTATTAGTAATAGGGGTTTTAGGTTGGACATTAACCTATCTATTCCGAGTAGCTAACAAAGATATGACCTACAATCAACAACTGAAAGACTATGAAGACGCAGTGTTACAAAAACGCCTCGAAGAGATGACCCCCGAAGAACTCGAAAAATTACAAAAAGACATGGAAGAAGAATCATAA
- the trpA gene encoding tryptophan synthase subunit alpha — translation MTSVSECFQSLRDRKQCGLIPFITAGDPDLETTAKALRVLDASGADLIELGVPYSDPLADGPVIQAAASRALRRGVKLEDVLNIVKGVQGDIKAPIILFSYYNPIFYRGIEAFLEQIKSAGVKGLVVPDLPLEEAETLLKPAAEMGIEVTLLVAPTSPIERIKAIAHQSQGFIYLVSVTGVTGMRTQVATRVEDLLKSLRNTTDKPIGVGFGISEPEHALQVKNWGSDAVIVGSACVKRLAQGTPEEGLKAVGEFCQRLKQAIQ, via the coding sequence ATGACATCGGTTTCTGAGTGTTTTCAATCCCTACGCGATCGCAAACAATGCGGACTTATTCCCTTCATTACTGCAGGTGATCCGGATCTTGAGACAACAGCGAAAGCGTTACGGGTTCTCGATGCGTCAGGGGCTGATCTTATTGAACTCGGTGTCCCTTATTCTGATCCGTTGGCCGATGGACCTGTAATCCAAGCGGCCGCTAGCCGTGCTTTACGTCGAGGGGTAAAGTTAGAAGATGTCTTAAATATTGTCAAAGGGGTTCAAGGAGATATTAAAGCTCCTATTATTCTCTTTAGCTACTATAACCCGATTTTTTATCGTGGTATTGAAGCTTTCTTAGAACAAATTAAGTCTGCTGGGGTCAAAGGGTTGGTGGTTCCTGATTTGCCCCTCGAAGAAGCGGAAACGTTATTGAAACCGGCTGCTGAAATGGGCATTGAAGTGACTTTATTAGTTGCCCCCACCAGTCCTATCGAACGGATTAAGGCGATCGCTCATCAGTCTCAAGGGTTTATTTATCTCGTCAGTGTTACAGGGGTAACTGGTATGAGAACCCAGGTAGCTACTAGAGTCGAAGACCTGCTGAAAAGTCTTCGTAATACAACGGATAAGCCCATTGGGGTCGGATTTGGCATTTCTGAACCTGAACACGCCTTACAGGTGAAAAATTGGGGATCGGATGCGGTCATTGTGGGCAGTGCTTGCGTCAAAAGGTTGGCTCAAGGAACCCCAGAAGAAGGATTAAAAGCAGTGGGCGAATTTTGTCAGCGTCTTAAACAAGCTATTCAATAG
- a CDS encoding glyceraldehyde-3-phosphate dehydrogenase, producing the protein MTRVAINGLGRIGRSEGIDMIVPGVSDVSDNHNNTLVSCASCTTNCIAPVVEIVNRRVGIKKAIMTTIHAYTASQGLVDQPNKKFRRGRAAAANLVTTTTGAAIATTQILPELEQKFDGVAVRTPVPVGSVSDIILLSGRETSREEINQIFREESQTEQYQGIVSISEDPIVSSDIIGDAHGSIVDLTMTQVVDHDLIKVMSWYDNEWGYANQMIRGYFKHLETT; encoded by the coding sequence ATGACTAGAGTAGCAATTAATGGTTTAGGCCGAATTGGTAGAAGTGAAGGGATCGACATGATCGTCCCTGGTGTCAGCGACGTATCAGATAATCACAATAATACTCTCGTGTCCTGTGCCAGTTGTACCACTAACTGTATTGCTCCCGTGGTGGAAATTGTTAATCGCAGAGTCGGGATTAAAAAAGCGATTATGACTACCATTCACGCTTATACCGCCAGTCAAGGTCTTGTAGATCAACCCAACAAAAAATTTAGACGAGGACGTGCTGCTGCGGCCAATTTAGTGACCACCACCACGGGGGCGGCGATCGCCACAACCCAAATTTTACCCGAATTAGAACAAAAATTTGATGGCGTAGCGGTCAGAACCCCTGTACCTGTTGGTTCGGTCAGTGATATTATTTTGCTGAGTGGGCGAGAAACCAGTAGAGAAGAGATTAATCAAATTTTCCGTGAAGAATCACAAACGGAGCAGTATCAAGGCATTGTCAGCATTTCCGAAGATCCCATTGTTTCGTCTGATATCATCGGTGACGCGCATGGATCTATTGTTGATCTCACCATGACGCAAGTGGTTGATCATGATTTAATCAAAGTAATGAGTTGGTACGATAATGAATGGGGTTATGCGAATCAAATGATTCGGGGATACTTTAAACATTTAGAAACCACTTAA
- the prmA gene encoding 50S ribosomal protein L11 methyltransferase — translation MSNSWWEITILCHPHLEESITWRLDKFGCSGTSREIKGKSYIIQAYAPQIQYQSLDISALSLWLQQDALVLNLPQPLTRWKLIDEEDWASSWKEHWEPTEVGDRFIIYPAWLTPPEQTDKLILRLDPGVAFGTGTHPTTQLCLESLEMRLSKSPENVVIADIGSGSGILSIGAILLGAKKAYAVDIDPLAVKAARENRHLNQIHPDHLVINQGSLTELLELVSDGVDGIVCNILAEVIIELIPQFSKLARPNTWGILSGILLEQSQAIADTLEQEGWIVAALWKRKQWCCFQIRKAPEN, via the coding sequence ATGTCTAACAGTTGGTGGGAAATCACCATTTTGTGTCATCCTCATCTAGAAGAATCGATTACTTGGCGGTTAGATAAGTTTGGCTGTTCAGGAACCTCACGGGAAATTAAAGGAAAATCATACATTATTCAAGCTTATGCGCCACAAATACAGTACCAGTCCTTAGATATATCTGCACTATCTTTGTGGTTACAACAAGATGCTTTGGTGTTGAATTTACCTCAACCCCTAACCCGTTGGAAATTAATTGATGAAGAAGACTGGGCTAGTAGTTGGAAAGAACACTGGGAACCAACAGAGGTGGGCGATCGCTTTATTATTTATCCGGCTTGGTTAACCCCTCCTGAACAAACGGATAAACTGATTCTACGGCTTGATCCAGGGGTTGCCTTTGGCACCGGAACCCACCCCACCACTCAGTTGTGTTTAGAGTCCCTTGAAATGCGCTTATCAAAATCTCCAGAAAATGTTGTTATTGCTGATATTGGTTCGGGTTCGGGTATTCTCTCCATTGGGGCAATTTTATTAGGGGCAAAGAAAGCTTATGCGGTAGATATCGATCCCTTAGCCGTCAAAGCAGCCAGAGAAAACCGTCATCTTAATCAAATTCATCCTGATCATTTAGTGATTAATCAAGGCAGTTTGACGGAATTATTAGAATTAGTCAGTGACGGTGTTGATGGAATCGTTTGTAATATTTTGGCTGAGGTAATTATTGAGCTAATTCCCCAATTTTCTAAGTTAGCTAGGCCAAATACTTGGGGGATTTTAAGTGGTATTTTGTTAGAACAATCTCAGGCGATCGCTGATACCCTAGAACAAGAAGGATGGATCGTCGCTGCTTTATGGAAACGAAAACAATGGTGTTGTTTTCAAATTCGTAAAGCCCCAGAAAATTAA
- the serA gene encoding phosphoglycerate dehydrogenase produces MAKVLVSDPIDQVGIDILSQVAQVDVKTGLPPEELVKIIPEYDAMMLRSGTRVTKEIIAAGTQLKIIGRAGVGVDNIDVPAATRQGIVVVNSPEGNTIAAAEHALAMMLSLSRHIPEANQSVKNNKWERKRFIGAEIYKKTLGVVGLGKIGSHVANVAKSMGMKLLAYDPFISKERADQLGCTLVDLDLLFAESDYITLHIPKTPETTHLINKEALGKMKPTARIINCARGGTIDEDALAEAIAEGKIAGAALDVFEEEPLGESKLRNYDNIILTPHLGASTAEAQVNVAVDVAEQIRDVLLGLPARSAVNIPGLTPDVMEKMRPYLQLAETLGNLVGQLAGGRIERLTVRLQGELASTKGQPIVVASIKGLLSQALRERVNYVNAAIEAKERGVRIIETRDASIRDYSGSLHLSAQGSLGEHSVTGALLSDGEIRITDVDGFPINVPPSNYMLFTVHRDMPGIIGKIGSLLGSFNVNIASMQVGRKIVRGDAVMALSLDDPLPEGLLTEITKVSGIRDAYTVKL; encoded by the coding sequence ATGGCAAAAGTTCTTGTATCAGACCCCATTGACCAAGTTGGTATTGATATCCTCTCACAAGTGGCGCAGGTGGATGTTAAAACGGGATTACCCCCGGAAGAATTAGTAAAAATTATCCCTGAATACGATGCCATGATGCTGCGTTCAGGAACCCGTGTCACCAAAGAAATTATTGCAGCCGGGACCCAACTGAAAATTATTGGACGGGCAGGGGTTGGTGTTGATAACATTGATGTGCCGGCCGCCACTCGTCAGGGTATTGTGGTGGTTAATTCCCCAGAAGGAAATACCATCGCTGCAGCCGAACACGCCCTGGCCATGATGTTATCCCTCTCTCGCCACATTCCCGAAGCCAACCAATCCGTTAAAAATAACAAATGGGAACGTAAACGCTTTATTGGGGCAGAAATCTATAAGAAAACCCTTGGGGTTGTCGGTTTAGGAAAAATTGGGTCCCATGTGGCTAACGTGGCCAAGTCTATGGGCATGAAATTATTAGCTTATGATCCCTTTATTTCTAAAGAACGAGCCGATCAATTAGGGTGTACCCTAGTGGATCTCGATCTCCTTTTTGCTGAATCCGATTATATTACCCTACACATCCCCAAAACCCCCGAAACCACCCACCTCATTAATAAAGAAGCTTTAGGGAAAATGAAGCCCACAGCCCGCATTATTAACTGTGCGCGGGGGGGAACTATTGACGAAGATGCCCTAGCAGAAGCGATCGCCGAAGGTAAAATAGCAGGGGCCGCTTTAGATGTGTTTGAAGAAGAACCCCTCGGAGAATCTAAACTCAGAAACTATGACAACATCATTTTAACCCCCCATTTAGGGGCTTCAACCGCAGAAGCACAGGTCAATGTAGCGGTCGATGTGGCTGAACAAATTAGGGATGTTTTATTAGGACTCCCGGCCCGTTCTGCAGTGAATATCCCAGGACTGACTCCGGATGTCATGGAAAAAATGCGCCCCTATCTGCAATTAGCCGAAACCTTGGGTAATTTAGTGGGTCAATTAGCCGGTGGACGCATTGAACGCTTAACGGTTCGCTTACAAGGGGAATTGGCCAGTACCAAAGGTCAACCCATTGTGGTGGCTTCCATTAAAGGATTACTCTCTCAAGCCTTGCGAGAACGGGTTAATTACGTCAACGCAGCCATCGAAGCCAAAGAACGGGGTGTCCGCATCATTGAAACCCGTGACGCTTCCATTCGGGACTATTCTGGGTCTTTGCATCTTTCGGCACAGGGATCGTTAGGAGAACATTCCGTGACTGGGGCGTTGTTAAGTGACGGTGAAATTCGCATTACCGATGTGGATGGGTTCCCCATTAATGTACCTCCCAGTAACTATATGTTATTTACCGTTCACCGTGATATGCCGGGGATTATTGGTAAAATTGGTTCCCTGTTAGGCAGTTTTAACGTTAACATTGCCAGTATGCAAGTGGGACGCAAAATCGTACGGGGAGATGCAGTCATGGCTCTCAGTTTGGACGATCCCTTACCAGAAGGACTCTTGACCGAAATTACTAAAGTGTCTGGTATTCGAGACGCTTATACCGTCAAACTTTAA
- a CDS encoding DUF4411 family protein, with product MLYYGFDFCPAFWDWLIQKNDEQAVYKELTDGNDDLSTWAKLYKNNFFLSLDSETVSQFPVVSNWAMSQDYQQAAINQFLSVGDYYLVCHALGNQMTMVTHERPINSKKKIKIPNACQGLGVEFTNPFEMLRSQKANFVLGAI from the coding sequence CTGCTATATTATGGATTTGATTTTTGTCCAGCTTTCTGGGATTGGTTAATTCAAAAGAATGATGAGCAAGCAGTTTATAAAGAGCTTACTGATGGGAATGACGATCTATCTACTTGGGCAAAATTATATAAAAACAATTTCTTTTTATCACTTGATAGCGAAACAGTATCTCAATTTCCCGTCGTCAGTAATTGGGCAATGAGTCAAGATTATCAACAAGCTGCAATTAATCAGTTTTTAAGTGTGGGAGACTATTATTTAGTCTGTCATGCTTTAGGAAATCAAATGACGATGGTAACTCATGAAAGACCAATTAACTCAAAGAAAAAAATTAAAATCCCTAATGCTTGTCAAGGTTTGGGTGTTGAATTTACAAACCCTTTTGAAATGCTACGATCGCAAAAGGCTAATTTTGTTTTAGGTGCTATCTAA
- a CDS encoding ImmA/IrrE family metallo-endopeptidase — protein MKVEVKATLLEWACRRGGLDDETLLSAFPKLPEWKEGKSQPTLKQLEKFAQKNRVPLGMLFLPSPPVEKLPIADFRTIKNNNINEPSQNLLETIYLCQQIQEWYSQHLRDNGFNENEFVGCVTIENSVTEVAQNIRDVVSFSLEERQQLTNLEDTRRFFIAQVRKLNILVIISGIVGNNTYRSLDPDEFRGFVLIDRFSPLIFINGKDTKSAQIFTLAHELAHIWLGSEGISNIEIADVRNQDAHEIWCNQVAAELLVPLEDELKRLAKIYQVSSLVITRRLYDLKVYDYQEFRNIYEQELDDFQLSRKQKKKKDGGDFYRNLNAKMGYQFLQALVSSTLEGKTLFRDAFRLLGIKKSEAFYNIANNLTEG, from the coding sequence ATGAAGGTTGAAGTCAAAGCAACACTATTAGAATGGGCTTGTCGTCGAGGCGGACTTGACGATGAGACTTTGCTGAGTGCATTTCCTAAACTCCCAGAATGGAAGGAGGGAAAGAGTCAACCTACCTTAAAGCAACTAGAAAAATTTGCTCAAAAAAATCGTGTTCCTCTGGGAATGTTATTTTTACCTTCTCCACCAGTTGAAAAACTTCCTATTGCAGACTTCCGTACGATCAAAAATAATAACATTAATGAACCGAGTCAGAATCTATTAGAAACAATTTATTTATGTCAACAAATACAAGAGTGGTATTCTCAACATTTAAGAGATAATGGCTTTAATGAAAATGAATTTGTTGGGTGTGTAACGATAGAGAATAGTGTAACTGAGGTCGCCCAAAACATTCGTGATGTAGTTAGTTTTAGTCTAGAGGAACGTCAACAACTGACTAATTTAGAAGATACACGACGATTTTTTATTGCACAAGTCAGAAAGTTAAATATATTAGTAATTATTAGTGGTATTGTTGGCAATAATACCTATCGTTCTCTTGACCCCGATGAGTTTCGTGGGTTTGTTTTAATTGATCGCTTTTCTCCTTTAATTTTTATTAATGGTAAGGATACAAAATCAGCACAAATTTTTACATTAGCCCACGAATTAGCTCATATTTGGTTAGGAAGTGAAGGCATATCTAATATTGAGATAGCTGATGTTAGGAATCAAGATGCTCATGAGATTTGGTGTAATCAAGTAGCCGCAGAATTACTGGTTCCTTTAGAAGATGAGTTAAAACGACTTGCTAAAATTTATCAGGTTAGTTCATTAGTAATTACCCGTCGCCTTTATGATTTAAAGGTCTATGATTATCAAGAATTTAGAAATATTTATGAACAAGAATTAGATGATTTTCAGCTATCAAGAAAACAAAAGAAAAAAAAAGATGGTGGAGATTTTTATCGTAATCTAAATGCTAAAATGGGCTATCAATTTTTGCAAGCATTAGTATCTAGTACCTTAGAAGGAAAAACCTTATTTCGAGATGCTTTTCGATTGTTAGGCATTAAGAAATCAGAAGCCTTCTATAACATTGCCAATAATTTAACGGAGGGGTAA
- a CDS encoding RecQ family ATP-dependent DNA helicase, with protein MDYDNQKWINIYHTFETIWGYKEFRPPQKEVIHCLLKAQDALIIMPTGGGKSICFQLPALLKKGLTLVISPLVALMENQVNDLKNKQLAVDLLHNEIPRQQRKQTLNKINKQQLRLLYLSPETLLSLPVWNLLIKPHIEINGLILDEAHCLVQWGETFRPSYSRLGAVRDALLKNKPTNQKIAIAAFTATADPKSQNIIKNSLQLKNPQIFSISPYRKNLNLAIKIAWTPRCRHHQLLNFIKQQQKQSGLVYIRSRKDSEKLSQWLQELNYKVAAYHAGLSPIQRREIEDKWLEDQLQFVVCTSAFGLGINKPDVRWIIHYQTPFLLSEYLQEIGRGGRDGKLAKTLTLISEPTGWLDPSDQKRNQYFLQQLQKNYQQAKHYFKQIPQQGNLINLKEEIPKIEIILSLLYRWKKLKWIDPFNYELTSNLSDLNISQISKKSQQESQQMKQYLMTRACRWQYILNAFGFIKEAKNFNCGHCDNCLRK; from the coding sequence ATGGATTATGATAATCAAAAATGGATTAATATTTATCATACCTTTGAAACAATATGGGGTTACAAAGAATTTAGACCTCCACAAAAAGAGGTTATACACTGTTTATTAAAAGCACAAGATGCTTTAATTATTATGCCAACCGGTGGGGGAAAATCTATCTGTTTTCAACTTCCTGCTTTACTAAAAAAAGGATTAACCCTTGTTATTTCTCCCTTAGTTGCTTTGATGGAAAATCAAGTCAATGACTTAAAAAATAAACAATTAGCTGTAGACTTATTACATAATGAAATCCCTAGACAGCAACGAAAACAGACCTTAAATAAGATTAATAAACAACAACTTAGATTATTATATCTTTCCCCCGAAACCTTATTAAGTCTTCCCGTTTGGAACTTATTAATTAAACCCCATATTGAGATTAATGGACTAATTTTAGACGAAGCCCATTGTTTAGTTCAATGGGGGGAAACGTTTCGCCCTAGTTATAGTCGTTTAGGTGCAGTTAGAGACGCATTATTGAAGAATAAACCCACTAATCAAAAAATAGCGATCGCAGCCTTTACAGCCACAGCAGACCCAAAATCACAAAACATTATCAAAAACAGTTTACAGTTAAAAAATCCCCAAATTTTTTCCATTAGTCCCTACCGAAAAAATCTCAATTTAGCTATCAAAATTGCCTGGACTCCTCGCTGTCGTCATCATCAACTTCTCAACTTTATTAAACAGCAACAAAAACAAAGTGGTTTAGTCTATATTCGTTCTCGTAAAGATAGTGAAAAATTAAGTCAATGGTTACAAGAATTAAATTATAAAGTAGCTGCTTATCATGCTGGTTTAAGTCCTATACAAAGACGAGAAATTGAGGATAAATGGTTAGAAGATCAATTACAATTTGTGGTTTGTACTTCAGCTTTTGGTTTAGGAATTAATAAACCTGATGTCCGTTGGATTATTCATTATCAAACACCCTTTTTATTATCGGAATACTTACAAGAAATTGGACGAGGGGGAAGAGATGGAAAGTTAGCAAAAACCCTCACTTTAATTAGTGAACCGACAGGATGGCTTGATCCCAGTGATCAAAAAAGAAATCAATATTTCCTGCAACAATTACAGAAAAACTATCAACAAGCAAAACATTATTTTAAACAGATACCCCAACAAGGAAATCTTATTAATCTTAAAGAAGAAATACCTAAAATTGAAATAATTTTATCCTTATTATATCGTTGGAAAAAGCTAAAATGGATAGATCCGTTTAATTATGAATTAACCTCTAATTTATCAGACTTAAATATAAGTCAAATAAGTAAAAAATCTCAACAAGAATCACAACAAATGAAACAATATTTAATGACTCGTGCTTGTCGTTGGCAATATATCTTAAACGCTTTTGGATTTATCAAAGAAGCCAAAAACTTTAACTGTGGACATTGTGATAATTGTTTAAGAAAATAG
- a CDS encoding PCP reductase family protein codes for MSELKFGESPRWTQEAQRKLKNIPFFVRTQARQRIEELARATDSEEVTVEMVEQARLEFGQ; via the coding sequence ATGAGCGAATTAAAATTTGGAGAAAGTCCCCGTTGGACTCAAGAAGCACAACGAAAACTTAAAAATATTCCCTTTTTTGTTAGAACTCAAGCCCGTCAAAGAATTGAAGAATTAGCTAGAGCAACAGACTCAGAAGAGGTTACCGTAGAAATGGTAGAACAAGCCCGCTTAGAATTTGGTCAATAA
- a CDS encoding alpha-glucosidase gives MVSVQPEYPWWYGCVIYEIYIRSFYDSNGDGIGDLRGIIEKLDYLASLPIDAIWITPFFQSPMEDFGYDVSDFYAVDPRFGNIDDFEALIEEAHARNLKVIIDQVWSHTASIHPWFIESSSSRDNPKADWYVWSDGKNGRKPNDWLSIFGGTAWKWHPDRKQYYFHNFLETQPDLNWHNPDVVREIMKVGEFWLEKGVDGFRLDACNYYMHDQNLVDNPRRTEGMPELDGVSPMNPYAQYIHLHNMDQVENIRSLRRIRKTLEKYPGTMSMGEIVVTSEPMRQTVEYIRGDRRLHTAYNCSLLVNKKLTPRLVADLIEDLSLHLEADEREMICLTTSNHDFPRAKSRWAPNDQSLTPHLERILIALLPSLRGLVCFYQGEELGLTESSISLEKMKDPYGIYFYPYFSGRDGCRTPMPWEPDQKNFGFSESDETWLGIDESFELLSVAKQEHDPDSLLNFFRWFVKWRNRQPALKYGAIELVEASEDILAFLRRTPLQELLCVFNLSEHSRSYFVSFRYGKPIVSSESHDFPTTNLGNGQRMIEMGPFAFAFFERES, from the coding sequence ATGGTAAGCGTACAACCAGAATATCCTTGGTGGTATGGATGCGTCATTTACGAAATTTATATCCGCAGTTTTTACGATAGTAATGGAGACGGAATCGGCGATTTGAGGGGTATTATTGAAAAGTTAGACTACTTAGCCTCCTTACCCATTGATGCTATCTGGATCACCCCTTTTTTCCAATCTCCTATGGAAGATTTTGGGTATGATGTCTCTGATTTTTATGCAGTTGATCCCCGTTTTGGAAACATAGACGATTTTGAAGCCTTGATTGAAGAAGCCCACGCCCGTAACTTAAAAGTTATTATTGATCAAGTGTGGAGTCATACGGCTAGTATTCATCCTTGGTTTATCGAAAGTTCTTCAAGCCGAGATAACCCTAAAGCAGATTGGTATGTATGGTCAGACGGCAAAAACGGTAGAAAACCCAATGATTGGCTGTCTATTTTCGGAGGAACCGCCTGGAAATGGCATCCCGATCGCAAACAATACTATTTTCACAACTTCCTCGAAACCCAGCCCGATCTCAATTGGCATAACCCCGATGTAGTACGAGAGATCATGAAGGTGGGGGAATTTTGGCTAGAAAAAGGTGTGGATGGCTTTCGCTTAGATGCCTGTAACTATTATATGCACGACCAGAATCTAGTGGATAATCCCCGACGTACCGAGGGAATGCCAGAACTTGACGGGGTATCTCCCATGAATCCTTACGCCCAGTATATTCACCTCCATAATATGGATCAAGTGGAGAATATTCGCTCTCTGCGACGGATTCGTAAAACCCTCGAAAAATATCCTGGTACCATGTCTATGGGGGAAATCGTTGTAACGAGCGAACCCATGCGACAAACGGTGGAATACATTCGTGGCGATCGCCGATTACACACCGCTTATAATTGTTCCCTCTTAGTTAATAAAAAGCTAACGCCGAGATTAGTGGCTGATCTCATTGAAGATTTATCTTTGCATCTTGAAGCCGATGAAAGGGAAATGATCTGTCTAACCACCAGTAATCATGATTTTCCCCGCGCTAAGTCACGATGGGCCCCGAATGATCAATCTTTAACCCCCCATCTCGAAAGAATCTTGATCGCCTTATTGCCTAGTTTACGGGGATTAGTGTGTTTTTACCAAGGAGAAGAATTAGGCTTAACCGAAAGTTCCATTTCCCTTGAGAAAATGAAAGATCCTTACGGAATTTATTTCTATCCGTATTTTTCGGGAAGGGATGGTTGTCGTACCCCCATGCCTTGGGAACCGGATCAAAAGAATTTTGGTTTTAGTGAGAGTGATGAAACTTGGTTAGGAATTGACGAAAGTTTTGAATTATTGTCTGTTGCTAAACAAGAACATGATCCTGACTCTTTACTCAATTTTTTCCGTTGGTTTGTCAAATGGCGTAACCGACAACCGGCATTAAAATATGGAGCGATCGAATTAGTAGAAGCGAGTGAAGACATATTAGCTTTTCTACGTCGCACTCCTTTACAAGAGTTACTGTGTGTCTTTAATCTCAGTGAACACAGTCGCTCTTATTTTGTTTCTTTCCGTTACGGTAAACCCATTGTTAGTTCTGAAAGTCACGACTTTCCTACCACCAATTTAGGTAATGGTCAAAGAATGATTGAAATGGGACCTTTTGCCTTTGCCTTTTTTGAACGAGAATCCTAA